The Glycine soja cultivar W05 chromosome 9, ASM419377v2, whole genome shotgun sequence sequence tgttatagtttttaagaaaattgttagaaaaatttattagatcTTTGAGAATGAGGGGGAGACACCTCTGTGTAGATATACCCGATCCTATAATGtatcaattcaattttttaatgaataatacAATTTTCTCTAGAACTTAATATGGTATTAGAAGTGTAAATTCCGCAACCTTCTTCCCCTCTTTTATTCCCTTCATCTTTCATCTCCGAAGTTTTTCAACCATTTGAGCTTTTTATCATGGACGATCCATATGATCCTTACATCATCAATAATGTTGATAGTCCTGATCTGATTCTAGTATCTCAGCCTCTCACATTGAACAATTGAAACTCATGGAAACGAACAATGCTCAAGGAACTATTGAGGACCGTCATTTGTTGGCAGATGCTAGGGGTGTCaccttttttcatataaattagtcttttttatttctgaAGCATAAAAAAACCTATTATATCTATATTCTTTTATTCTCTCTAAGTGTTAGATAACATATTGAATCTCCAGCTGAACATTTTCCAAGTCAATAACACAATGAATTATGCATATATAGAGATGAAGCTAGTTTTGAATTGGTACATAGGCCCTCTTGTTTCTTTGAACAGACACACATGACTCTCTAATCTCTATCAACaattcaatatcatcataaattcCGCGGACACACATTGGATAAGATAATTGATAGGGGGCTGGACTCTGAGACTTTACTTACGTGGGCTTTTGTTATAGGCCCACAGCAGCCGGCCCATCGTGTAAGGTGAAAGTCGTAATTCAACTTGCTCGGGCAGGGTGGGTGTTTGTTTCGATTTCATTTCTTCTCTTGCAGAAAATCGAATCAATTGATGGATGCTTTAGTTTCGTGTAGTTATTGAGTTGTATGCTAGAAATTTCATATCCGCAGGGGCAGAGAGtagaaggaagaagagagaaagagggaAGGTGATGATAAATCCCTAGCTAGAGCCTAGAACTAGAATTAGATTCTGCCTGTgatcatatattatattaacttGATTATTACGAAATTCAATTGCAGCTGCTGCTGAAACGTAATCGATCTTATATCTACACTCTACCATGGACACTGATGATGATTTCACATTTTGTCAGGTAAACATAGCATTAGCAAGCATATGaaatgccatttttgtttttatcttcatatttattttgtcaATGATGATGCATGTGATTGGATACCATGCGTGTATATAGGTCAGTGCACCTGTTGATCTTGAAACAAACAAGCTTGCTTCAGATATAGCTGATATTTCCATTGAAGAAGAATCTTCAAATGCAACTAATACTACTCAGGATAGTGCTTTACCCAATCAGAAGGAGGCTACTGTTGGTTCTTTGTCTTTCACTGTAACTAGCACAGCTTCTAGTCGGCCAAGTGAATCAACCACAAAATTAGTACCAACTCAGGCTAACAACTCGTCTCTAAAGTCACCGGCACAGAAGAATTCCGTTAAGAAGCCAACGGTTCGGGCTAAAGTTCCTTTTGAGAAAGGCTATAGTCAAATGGACTGGCTCAAGCTCACCCAAACACATCCTGACCTTGCAGGTTCTCATACTCAGTTTTTTTACTATGCAATTGCAATCATTATCTTTGTTGGCTCGTCTTTTAAAATTTCTTCCAATTGCTTAGAGCTTTGTAAGAGAAATACATATTAAAGAAATAAGAGCTTCTGGATAAGCTTATCCAAACTGGTTTGTGGTTGATTGTTATAGTTGATACTTGATACTTGAAAATAAGCTTCATAAAATTTGCTGTCAGTTTTTGTGCACTTTCGGTCCCAATTCTCTACTTGTAATATCTATATTATATAAGCTTCATAACTTCTTCTTTTAAAGGCTCGGTTGAAGGCTGCTTCGCTGATATGTATCAGTGAAACATCCAAGACCAAGAGTACTGGGATCTGATACATATCAACTACGGATCCTTGAAGCAAACTAAAGCACAGGTGCTTCATAGAGCACCACCAAACAAGCCACTAAAATAGGAAGAATCACTAAGACAAAGCACTCACAGTAGAGAGGGTTGAGACTTGAGGGAGAGATGCTTAGGATCAGTCACACGCACAAGCACTGAAGCACAGCCACAAACACAATTCAGAAATTAGAACTGAGAGAGATGAGAATGAGAGATGTTCGAAGAGGCAGAGAGAATGGGGGTGGGCTGAGTGTGGCTCGTACATGAGAATAGGTCTGAGAATAAATGAAGAATCTCTTAGTTAGGGAAAAAAATGGGTGAACTGCATTGTGCAACCCTATCCGGAAAACCCAACTAGCAGGATCAGGACAATTGTCCAATCCCACTGAGAAAC is a genomic window containing:
- the LOC114425330 gene encoding cytochrome b5 domain-containing protein RLF-like, with amino-acid sequence MDTDDDFTFCQVSAPVDLETNKLASDIADISIEEESSNATNTTQDSALPNQKEATVGSLSFTVTSTASSRPSESTTKLVPTQANNSSLKSPAQKNSVKKPTVRAKVPFEKGYSQMDWLKLTQTHPDLAGLKGQSNKRLISMDEVRKHQTEGQMWTVLKGRVYNISPYMKFHPGGVNMLMKAVGKDCTSLFNKYHAWVNAEFLLEKCFVGTLDEGQ